A window of Pusillimonas sp. DMV24BSW_D genomic DNA:
CGTAATGGGCGTGGATGTTGCGCCTGCTGCCACTACGGCTGTTGCGGTTCAATATATGACGCATCCGATAGACCAACTTACCCCACCACGCACCGTAAAGCACACGCTCCATCTGCTCGCGATTAACGATAAAAAGCGCAATCAGCGATGTCAGGTCGGAAGTTGTCCAATCGCCCTGAATATAACTCTCGGCAAAACCAATATCGCCGGATTTCAACGCTGCGGAAAATACATTCCAGTTATTCAACCGCAAGGCTGCATGAGGTTGACCACCCGGCCCAAAGCGACGCATTTCGCCATTGGGTAGCTCAACCTCCAGCCGACCACAAGATAGCTTGTTAAGCATCCGCAAAACCGTGCGCGCCGCGAAGGTGGGCCGACTGTGCTGCGTACCGGTGCGGCCAAGGGTCGGATGAGAATCCAAAGTGCGTGTCATGATTCTGAGCTCCTGGAGTAAGACGTATCGGGGTCGTCACCCTGGGTGACAAAAGGTTGATCAAGTGGCGGCTTACGATTGAACGGCACTTTTTTGAGCCATAAGCGCAGCGCCTGCCAGTGAATCCTGGCCATAATTCCAAAAGTCAGGAAAGGCATGGATATCATGGCTTTCCAGAGGGTGGCGCGGCCAAGCGTTTCAAGATGCCCACTTATGCTGGTTTGCAAAATAGCCCGGCCACTCGCATCGTCGTGATCAATGCGCGCCACAATACGCTCTGCGCGGGAAGACGCAGCGTCTGTACGCATGAAGCGAAACCGGTAGCGCCCCGACGCCCGGCAAAACGGCGACACATGAAATACCTTGTCTGCCGTCATTTCTTTACCCCACTGCACTGACGACGCCAGCAAATAGCAATGACGCTCACCGAAAGTGTTGTTCACCTCGGCAACAATGGCTCGTAGCTTGCCTTCGCGGTTGTAGGCATACCAAAAACTGACCGGCTTGAAAACGTAGCCGAATACACGCGGATAGGTTTGCAACCACACTTCGCCGTCGGCATTGTGAATACCCGACCGCTGCAATAACTGGTCGAACCACGCAAGCGCATCGCCCTCCCCATCACCGTGATCTTTGTCGTGAAATGCAACCAGGGCGGACTTATTACGCGCCAGCCCACGCCAGCCGACATGATGGGCGCTTCGCATAGGCAACATCAGAAACCAGGTGCGATATGAAAATGCGTGCTCAACCGGATGCAACCGCGCATGACGGATTTGACCAATACCAATCAAAGGAACGCTACGTGCATGTGCACGATTCGCCTGCCTCGTGGTGATGTTCGACGTTTTCATAGGTGGCTCACTTATGCCGCCAACGCGGATGAAGGTCGGACGGGTGACTGTTGCCAACATTCCACCAATTGGTTTGCCACCCTCAAACCCGACTGATACCCGTCTTCATGAAAGCCGTAGCCCGTCCAGGCTCCGCAGTACCAAGTGTGATTCCGACCTTGCAAATCGGGCAATTGACCTTGAGCGCGCCGTGCCGCCAAATCAAAAACCGGATGCGAATAATCGAACCGCGCCAAAACTTTGCCGGGATCGGGCTCGCGCAACGGGTTCAGCGTTTCAACAACCGGCACATCGAATGGCAAAGGTTGTAAACGGTTCAACAGATAATGCAGACAGACGCCCGGCATTGCATCATCGCCGCGAACACCATGCTCATAATTCCAGGCTGCCCAGGCCGTTTCTCTGGCTGGTAGCACGCTGATGTCGGTGTGCAACACGGCATGATTGGGTTGATACTGAATCGCGGAAAGCATCTCGATCTCTTGTGGATGCGCATCCAGCGCCAGCAACTTCAAGGCCTGGTCGGAATGACAAGCCATCACGATGTCATCGAAATACTCGGTTCCGAAACGGGTGGTAACCGATACCCCCGTGTTCTGCCCATGCCGTCGTACCGATATAACCGGCGTACGTAAGCGCAAATCGGGGATCTCCGCTGTCATTTTCTCCACATAGTGACGTGCACCGCCACGCACCGTATGCCATTGCGGCCGATTTACCAACTGAAGCAGGCCATGGTTATGGCAAAAACGAATCAACGTGGCGACGGGAAATGCCATCATTTGATCTGCCGGGCATGACCAAATGCTGCTAATCATGGGAAGCAGGTACCAGTCGCGAAAACTGTCACCATAACCATTGGTTTCCAGGAAAGCGCCGAGCGGCTCCTGCAATTGGGCCTCTGTGCCGGAACGAGCCAGCGTAGTGGCCTGACGGTTAAAACGCACCAAATCCGACAACATCGACCAAAACTGTGGCCGCAGCAAGTTCTTGCGCTGGGCAAATACGGTATTCAAGTTACTACCACACCACTCAAGCGATTGCGCCGGAACCTGAACTGAAAAAGACATATCAGAAGGCGCCGTTTGGACATTCAGTGTGTTAAACAGCTCAATCAAACCGGGATAGGTCCGTTCGTTGAAAACCAAAAAGCCGGTGTCAACGCCATGCGTCACCCACTCACCCCGACTATTCGGCAAGGTGACGTCGACCGTGTGAGTGTGGCCCCCGCAATAATCCTCCGCTTCGAATAACGTGACCGCGACCGGGTAGCTTTGACGACCCAGGTACCACGCTGCACTGAGGCCCGATATGCCTGATCCAACAACCGCAACTTTCTTCACTTTCGCTTTTCCTTGCCTAGACAAAATAATATTTGTCTAAGTCAAAAATTGGTAATTAGCGAAATAATAGGCTTAAAATAGTTTTTTTTCAATATATGTCCTAGACAAAATAAATTTGCTATTATTCTTGTCCATGACAAACTAGAAAACAAACAGGTTCAAAACCATGACGTCTGTTCCGAAGAATCCGCAGCTCATGCTGAACATCACCGCTGTGGAACGCGATACCCGGATTGGCAAAGACGCTTTGCGCGTGTGGGAGCGACGCTACGGTTTTCCCCAGCCGGAACGCGATACAAACGGCGAACGTCTGTACCCGCCCGACCAAGTGGAGCGCCTGCGCATTATCAAACGGTTGTTGGATGCCGGCCATCGGCCCGGGCGGGTGGTTGCATTGCAATTGGCTCAATTGCATGAACTCAGTGACGCACTGAAAGAAGCAACCAATGCAACAATTGCCGCCGGCGACACAGCGTCATTGCAGAAACTGGAAATTACGCAACTTCTGGACCTGCTTAAAACACATGACCCCACACAGTTGCGACGTCGGTTCTCACAACAGATTATGCGCATCGGCCTGGCCCGGTTTGTTCTGGACATTGCGACCCCGCTGATGCGTGATGTCGGCAAAGCCTGGGCGAGCGGCGACCTGCACATCTTCGAGGAGCATCTGTGCAGCGAAGTGCTCGAAACCAGCTTGCGCGCCGCGTTGGCAACCGCGCCCGAACCTTCGGCGAACAGTCGACCCCGTATATTGTTATCCACCATCCCGGGAGAAAGTCACAGCTTAAGTATTCTGATGGCTGAAGCCTTATTTCTGGTCGAAGGATGCAGTTGCATGAACCTGGGTTCACAAACCCCGCTACACGATCTGATCAGTGCTGCAAACGCGCACCGGTCGGACATCGTCGCCATTAGTTTTTCAGCTGCAAGCAACCCCGGGCAATCGGCCGATGCGCTGCATGAGCTGCGTGCCATGCTGCCCGCCGCCGTTGAGCTCTGGGCGGGTAGCCCTCATTCCGTGTTGCTACGACGGGACATTCCGGGGGTGAGCGTCATGGCACATCTTGAAGACGTACCCGGCCAAGTGCAACGCTGGCGTCAACAAAGATAAGCCGCACAGGTTTACACTAAGCGCACTTGCCGTCCACCTCCGGATTGCAAGTGCCCGGATTCTTCATTTTGAGGGTCACTGTGTCAAAAAAATGGGTCAACTGGAAGATGCTGTTGCCGGCCTTGCTTGTGGCTGTGGTCGGCATAATCGTCTGGCAAAAATGGCGTGGTCCTGAAATACGCGCCTACCGTGTCGAATCGCATCCGCTGATTCAACAAGTGGTCGCAACCGGGCGCGTCGCCTCCGACGATCGCGCGGATATCGGCAGTGAAATTACGGCAGTCGTCAGAGAACGCCTGGTTGACCGTGGCCAGCCGGTACAAGAGAATGAAGTCCTGATTACACTTAGTGCAGACCAATTAAAAGCACAAGAGCAAGAGGCGCAAGCGGCCCTGGCGTTAATGCGCAGTTCGCGCCGGCCGCAAGCACAGGCGCGGCTGGAGCAAGCGCAATCGCATCTGGCGCAAGCAAAACGGGAGGTACAGCGGCGGCGCTTGCTGGCCAAAGAAAAAGCCATTCCAACCGAAGATCTGGAGCAAGCGGAAAATGCCTTGGCTGCAGCACAAGCGGGATTTGACCAGGCCAAACTTGACGTCTCGGCTTTGGCGCAAGGCGGCGTCGAGGAGTCTATTTTGCAGCAACGCCTGAATGCCATCCGTGCAGCCCTGGATAAAACACAAATTCGAGCGCCGTTTTCAGGCACGGTATTGGAACGTTACGTGTCACCCGGTGATACAGTTCAGCCGGGGCAAGCACTACTGACATTACGCGACCAAAGCAAGATTGAACTGCTGGTGCCCGTGGACGAACGTAACCTGGGCGTTCTTGAGGTGGGTCAGCCCGCCATTATCATTGCGGATGCCTATCCCAATGAACCTTTTAGGGCAGAAATTACGAGTATTGCGCCGGTCATCGACCCACAGCGCGGTACGGTCGATATTCGTTTATCGGCCGCGCCCGCCCCTGATTTCCTGAAGGAAGATATGACGATCACCGCCACAATAGAAACGGCGCGGAACGATGCCGCACTTGTCGTCCCCAACGACACACTGTTCCAACAAAACGGCAACCGGGCGAAGGTCTGGGTATACAGCCACGGCAAGGCTAACGAAACCCAAGTGAGAACAGGGCTCAACAGCCTGGCGCTATCGCAAATTACCGAAGGCTTGAGTGCCGGCGACATTGTTCTTGGCACCAGCGATGAGCTTACCGACGGCCAACGTGTTCGGGCAACCATCAGCCCTTTACCGCAAAGCCGAACCATTGATGCAGCCGAACGAACCGATGGGGAAACGCCCATGAAACTGGATTAGGCCCTTCCACATGTGGCTTGAATCACTGATTGCCTTAAAGTTTTTACGCCAAAATCTGGTTCAAACGGCATTGATTCTGGTGGGCATAGCCGTGGGGGTGTCAGTTATTGTCTTTATCACCACGCTAATTAATGGTTTGCAAGCCAACATTATTGAACGCACGCTGGGCACGCAGTCTCACATTCGGGTTGAACCGGCTGAAGAGCAAAATCTGATTGCACCGGTTCAACCCGGCACCATTGCCCTGATCCGCGAGGATCCTCGGGGTCAACGGTTACGCTCCATCAACAACTGGATTGCGGTCCAGTCCACACTCGATAATCTGGAAGGCATCACCGCCGTTTCACCCATCGTTTCCGGCCCGGCCTTTGCCCGTAGGGGCGACGTTTTAAAATCGGTGTCGCTCATTGGCATTGACCCCGACCGCTATGAAAGAATCATCCCGATCAGCGATGACATGATCGCCGGCCGCTTTCGTGTCGGCGCCGGCGACGCCGTTATTGGGCGCCTGTTGGCTAAAGACCTAGGGCTGCGTACCGGCAGCAAAATGCGGATTGAGGCGGACGATGGAAGGATTGCGTTAGTGACGATCGCCGGTATTTTTGAACTGGGCGTACGTGAACTTGATCAACGCTATGTTTACCTCGACCTGAAACAGGCACAGTCGTTATTGGATTTACCTGGTGGCGTCACCCTAATCGACGTCACGGTCGACAACCTTTTCGCCGCCGATCTGGACGCACAAAGAATTCAGAAGCTAACAGGCATGAAAGCGGAAAGCTGGATAGAAACCAATGCCCAATTGATGAACGCCTTGAGCTCACAAAGGCTCTCAACCACCATGATTACCGTATTTGTGGCTTTGTCGGTTGCGTTCGGTATTGCCAGTGTGCTGGCGATTAGCGTGACCCAACGCACGCGGGAAATTGGGATTTTGCGCGCCATGGGTATTCGGCAACACCAAATGTTGCGGGTGTTTCTCGTTCAAGGTGCGTTGCTGGGAATGGCTGGGTCGGCGGTTGGTGCAGTGGCCGGCACCGGCTTGGTCTGGGCATTCAACACCTTTGGCCCAAAACTTTTCTATATTCCATTAAGCCCTGTTCTTATCCCCATTACCATGGTGTTTGCTGCGTTCACGGGCGTTTTAGCGGCCAGCGTACCTGCCTGGCGTGCAGCGCGTTTAAACCCGGTAGAGGCGATCCGCTATGTCTGAAACGCTTCGACCCGTTCTAACACTGAAACAACTAAGAAAATCGTATAACGTCGGCAAACCCAACGAAACCGAAGTCTTGCATGGTATCGATCTGGAAATTGGCGAGGACGATTTCGCGGCGCTTGTGGGGCCTTCAGGTTCGGGCAAGAGTACACTTCTGAACATGTTGGGCTTGCTCGACCACCCAACCTCAGGTGAGCTTTTTCTGCAAGGCCAACCTACTCGCGAAATGGATGATGAGACCCGAACGGCTGCACGCGGCCGAAAAATTGGTTTCGTATTCCAGTTTCACCACCTGATTCCCGCATTCAGCGTGCTTGAAAACGTACTCATGCCTTTGATGATTGCGCAAGGCAAACCCGGCAAAACTGACCAGGAGCGCGCGATCAAACTGCTTGCTGAAGTTGGGCTGGAAAAATTCGCCCAGGAAAAGCCCGGAAACCTTTCAGGCGGCCAGCAACAACGCGTCGCCATTGCCCGCGCGCTGATTACGCAACCGGCACTGCTGCTGGCGGATGAACCCACGGGAAACCTTGATACACAAACAGCGGCCGGCATCTTTAAGCTCTTTCGGCGCTTCAACCGCGAGTTCGGCTGCGCTGTTCTGATTGTGACTCACGACCCTCGGTTATCAGAGACCTGTGACCGCACAATTACCCTGGTGGACGGCCGCATTGAGTCGGATTTACGCACACCTCACGAGCCGGCGCAATCGGGCCAGGGGATGTCCGCCTCGGAGGCCTTGGCTTCAAAAAGCGGCTTGGAAAAATAGTATCCCTGCATCAGGCTGATACCCAAATCGCTTAAACAGCGATATTCTTCGTAAGTTTCCACACCCTCGGCAATCATCACAATGCCCAACTCTTCCACCATGCGCTCCACGCCTTTGATAATTGCCTGGCGCGGACGGCTTTCATGCACGTTACGGATTAAATCCATATCGAGCTTGATAATATCGGGCTGATAGTCGGCCAATAAATTCAAACCGGCAAAACCCGCACCGAAATCATCGATGGCCGTTGTGAACCCAATGCGCTTGTACTCACGCAAAATTTCCGCCAGCCATTTTCCATCCTCGACCTCTTCACCTTCCACTGTCTCAAAAATAATTTGGTCGATGGGAAAGTCGAACGTTTTGGCGGCCTCGAGCGTGGTGCGGATGCAAAGCTCCGGCTTGTAAATGGCGTTGGGAAGAAAGTTAATGGAAAGTTTGGAATCCATGCCCAACTGCGAGGCAATTTGAATCGCCTTCACACGACAAGACTGATCGAACTGGTAGCGATTTTCATCGTTAACCCGCGCAAGCACGGAATAAGCAGATTCGCCTCGTTCCCCCCGGACCAAGGCCTCATGGGCAAATACTTCCCGGTTTGCAACATTTAAAATAGGCTGAAACGCATAACTGAACTGGAAACCGAGTGGTTCATTATCGCGACACTGAGAGCATGAAAGTGGTGGCATTAAATTTTAGGGTTCGATGTTTTGTAATATTCCCTGATCATAACAAAACGGGTCACCTCTGCAATACTGGTTTCGCCCCTAATTTAAATATCGATATAACCCTTAACAATGCCGCAGCCTGGCCAT
This region includes:
- a CDS encoding DUF1365 domain-containing protein, encoding MKTSNITTRQANRAHARSVPLIGIGQIRHARLHPVEHAFSYRTWFLMLPMRSAHHVGWRGLARNKSALVAFHDKDHGDGEGDALAWFDQLLQRSGIHNADGEVWLQTYPRVFGYVFKPVSFWYAYNREGKLRAIVAEVNNTFGERHCYLLASSVQWGKEMTADKVFHVSPFCRASGRYRFRFMRTDAASSRAERIVARIDHDDASGRAILQTSISGHLETLGRATLWKAMISMPFLTFGIMARIHWQALRLWLKKVPFNRKPPLDQPFVTQGDDPDTSYSRSSES
- a CDS encoding NAD(P)/FAD-dependent oxidoreductase: MKKVAVVGSGISGLSAAWYLGRQSYPVAVTLFEAEDYCGGHTHTVDVTLPNSRGEWVTHGVDTGFLVFNERTYPGLIELFNTLNVQTAPSDMSFSVQVPAQSLEWCGSNLNTVFAQRKNLLRPQFWSMLSDLVRFNRQATTLARSGTEAQLQEPLGAFLETNGYGDSFRDWYLLPMISSIWSCPADQMMAFPVATLIRFCHNHGLLQLVNRPQWHTVRGGARHYVEKMTAEIPDLRLRTPVISVRRHGQNTGVSVTTRFGTEYFDDIVMACHSDQALKLLALDAHPQEIEMLSAIQYQPNHAVLHTDISVLPARETAWAAWNYEHGVRGDDAMPGVCLHYLLNRLQPLPFDVPVVETLNPLREPDPGKVLARFDYSHPVFDLAARRAQGQLPDLQGRNHTWYCGAWTGYGFHEDGYQSGLRVANQLVECWQQSPVRPSSALAA
- a CDS encoding MerR family transcriptional regulator produces the protein MTSVPKNPQLMLNITAVERDTRIGKDALRVWERRYGFPQPERDTNGERLYPPDQVERLRIIKRLLDAGHRPGRVVALQLAQLHELSDALKEATNATIAAGDTASLQKLEITQLLDLLKTHDPTQLRRRFSQQIMRIGLARFVLDIATPLMRDVGKAWASGDLHIFEEHLCSEVLETSLRAALATAPEPSANSRPRILLSTIPGESHSLSILMAEALFLVEGCSCMNLGSQTPLHDLISAANAHRSDIVAISFSAASNPGQSADALHELRAMLPAAVELWAGSPHSVLLRRDIPGVSVMAHLEDVPGQVQRWRQQR
- a CDS encoding efflux RND transporter periplasmic adaptor subunit gives rise to the protein MSKKWVNWKMLLPALLVAVVGIIVWQKWRGPEIRAYRVESHPLIQQVVATGRVASDDRADIGSEITAVVRERLVDRGQPVQENEVLITLSADQLKAQEQEAQAALALMRSSRRPQAQARLEQAQSHLAQAKREVQRRRLLAKEKAIPTEDLEQAENALAAAQAGFDQAKLDVSALAQGGVEESILQQRLNAIRAALDKTQIRAPFSGTVLERYVSPGDTVQPGQALLTLRDQSKIELLVPVDERNLGVLEVGQPAIIIADAYPNEPFRAEITSIAPVIDPQRGTVDIRLSAAPAPDFLKEDMTITATIETARNDAALVVPNDTLFQQNGNRAKVWVYSHGKANETQVRTGLNSLALSQITEGLSAGDIVLGTSDELTDGQRVRATISPLPQSRTIDAAERTDGETPMKLD
- a CDS encoding ABC transporter permease, yielding MWLESLIALKFLRQNLVQTALILVGIAVGVSVIVFITTLINGLQANIIERTLGTQSHIRVEPAEEQNLIAPVQPGTIALIREDPRGQRLRSINNWIAVQSTLDNLEGITAVSPIVSGPAFARRGDVLKSVSLIGIDPDRYERIIPISDDMIAGRFRVGAGDAVIGRLLAKDLGLRTGSKMRIEADDGRIALVTIAGIFELGVRELDQRYVYLDLKQAQSLLDLPGGVTLIDVTVDNLFAADLDAQRIQKLTGMKAESWIETNAQLMNALSSQRLSTTMITVFVALSVAFGIASVLAISVTQRTREIGILRAMGIRQHQMLRVFLVQGALLGMAGSAVGAVAGTGLVWAFNTFGPKLFYIPLSPVLIPITMVFAAFTGVLAASVPAWRAARLNPVEAIRYV
- a CDS encoding ABC transporter ATP-binding protein; protein product: MSETLRPVLTLKQLRKSYNVGKPNETEVLHGIDLEIGEDDFAALVGPSGSGKSTLLNMLGLLDHPTSGELFLQGQPTREMDDETRTAARGRKIGFVFQFHHLIPAFSVLENVLMPLMIAQGKPGKTDQERAIKLLAEVGLEKFAQEKPGNLSGGQQQRVAIARALITQPALLLADEPTGNLDTQTAAGIFKLFRRFNREFGCAVLIVTHDPRLSETCDRTITLVDGRIESDLRTPHEPAQSGQGMSASEALASKSGLEK
- a CDS encoding EAL domain-containing protein codes for the protein MPPLSCSQCRDNEPLGFQFSYAFQPILNVANREVFAHEALVRGERGESAYSVLARVNDENRYQFDQSCRVKAIQIASQLGMDSKLSINFLPNAIYKPELCIRTTLEAAKTFDFPIDQIIFETVEGEEVEDGKWLAEILREYKRIGFTTAIDDFGAGFAGLNLLADYQPDIIKLDMDLIRNVHESRPRQAIIKGVERMVEELGIVMIAEGVETYEEYRCLSDLGISLMQGYYFSKPLFEAKASEADIPWPDCAGS